The segment ttgcagcatacctgtgaccacatcagcggacttctcctgctcctccctacCTTTCAAGGCATAAAATATGTTCCTCTTCGGAGGCTCGGCTGCTGCTGCATTATGTGGGGTAGGCCTAAGCTGAGCATTACCCCCAGCCTGACCTCTGTTCTGGGGACAGTCTATgaccatgtgtccactcttaccacaaccgaaacaggcattagtgccctgtctaCATTCTCCAAGGTGAGTTCggccacacttagtacaagtcTTCCTTGGATGCTGCATCTCACCTCCTTTGCCCCTCTTGGGTTCGGGTCTGCCTCCTCTAGGCGTTGTATTTCTCTGAGGGTCAGAATTTCTAGC is part of the Solanum lycopersicum chromosome 1, SLM_r2.1 genome and harbors:
- the LOC138348773 gene encoding uncharacterized protein, with product MSRFLTGINGDLEEDCRAAMLHDNMDLSRLMMHVQQVEDSRKRRGVRDVRRPRPQDQAGPSHGGHRNNFGVREQPKFKKGQQSARNSDPQRNTTPRGGRPEPKRGKGGEMQHPRKTCTKCGRTHLGECRQGTNACFGCGKSGHMVIDCPQNRGQAGGNAQLRPTPHNAAAAEPPKRNIFYALKGREEQEKSADVVTGAGTGGR